One Acropora palmata chromosome 2, jaAcrPala1.3, whole genome shotgun sequence genomic window, TCCCTCCCAAGACAAAAaccacaaacaaaaacaacaacaacaacaaaataatttctatCCTCTTTCCACCACCCtctgaaaaaataacaacaaaatcgATTGTTTTTGACTGCTATTTCACGGATGATTTTGCGTACGTATTCGATCGTCGTACCCAGTGCACAGTTGTGATGCACCTCTGTTCcaaattcagttttctttttggcgGAAAGAGCAGGAGGTTGCGGAATGCTATTTGGAGTGCCTAGATAGTTTTTTTCATACAAATGTATCTACTTTCGTTTCTTTCCTCTCCTGCGAACTCTAATGAGttctttggaattttcaaaaaaattatcgGTAACAGACGATTGCAAAAGAACGTGCTCCCCCTGACAAGTGACAATCAATAAACTTTCAGTGGAAGAAAAGGTTGATTCTGAAGACATTAGACTTTCTGTTTTCTCCAAAAATTCTCAAGAGTTATCGTTAACAAGACTAGATAACCCTGCCTCTGATTTCTCTTCATCGTGAAGGATTCGGCTGAAAGACgaaggaaaacgtcacattttATGTTGGGCCTATGTTGCTGTGTTTTCGAAAGAACAGAAGAGAAAAGGGGGGAGGAGAGGGGGCACTAgcacaaataaatatttttctgcatATCATGTTCACAGTAAAAGTCCACTAATTGATCCCAGCTAAGGACTAACCTAAAGGCTGATAAGTGTGATGAGAAATTCCATAGCTTGGTTCGGCGATTTATTTCATAACCTGGGTCGACGACTTATTTCATGGTGTCATGATTGTGTTTTTAGTACACTAATCAATCGTGACTGTAAAACTGTAATGTTTTCTTAGGCACGTTCAGCTGACGGTGAAGAAGGACCCACCTTTTCTCCAAACCCAAAACTGTGGGAAGCGGGAGTGAAAGTTGTTGCTGACGGCTCACCTCACTGTGGTTCAGCAGCAGTTCGCGAACCGTTTTTGAATTCCAATCTTACTGAGACCCTTGGGTTCCCGCCCGCACCATGTTATGGTAACTTGAACTACTCCACACAGGATTTATTGGACACCGTCAAGTTCTTTCACCAGCAGGGAACTCAGATAGCTATTCACGCCCATGGAGAGAGAGCCATTGATCAAGTCATCGGCGTATACGAGCAGGTACGATGTTCACAAGCCATCCCAATCATTTAAGTTGGACTGACGCCCTTTTCCCAGATCGACCCGATACGATCACAATGTTGACCgatatttcatatatttgtGTATCAAATCGGATATTATGCATCACCTCGCGCTCAAAATAGAGTTCAGGTTATAAAGAGGGAAAGCCTTGGCTACTAGTTCAAAACACTCTGCTCCCGTTGAGGTATCGACAACTTACGAATACCTAAAACGATCAAACAACAGCCCACCGGGTTTCAATGACAAGAGTTTCCTCGGGCACAGTGTGGAGTATAACTGTCATTCACTGTTCAAGTTAGTCTTTGTCTAGCAAAACATAATGTCGATTATTTGGAGCAAGATATCGACTTTCAAATCAGCATTCCTAACTCCGGTTCGGAACCGAACGCacttctgaaaacaaatatttcttttattataCAAGCAGTACTACAGATTCTATTGATGCAAACTAAAGCTCCTTTATCCAGTTTAATTCGTTTATTAGCAAGTTCGACGTTTGTCAAATTATTAGCCGCACCAAAGTAAGCCGTTCTTGTTTGTGGAAAtgtatttggttttatcaacaTGCACAGATGAGAAAAGTAAATTCGCCACCGTTAAAAGATTCAAGGGCTAACGTAGAAAAACCAACTGTGAACTGTTACTGTCCGCTTTCTTAACAGGTTTTAAACGAGTCCGAGGAGCCTAAAGACATGCGTCATCGAGTCGAGCACCTGGGCCTGTGCACTGTGGATGATATAGTTCGGTCGGCGAAATTGAACCTCGCTCTGTCCTTCTTCGTCTGCCACCTGTACTTCTACGCCAAATCGTACACTGAGCATATCTTTGGCGCAGAGCGCACTAACCGCTGGACACCACTTTCGGAGGCAACAAAGCATGGCCTTCGTTGGAGTATTCACCAGGACCACGCGACTTTCCCAGGCCCCCCTCTGCCGTTTGCCAATCTCAAGACCGCTGTGACTCGCGCGCACAGAGATGACAAAGACACCATTTATGGACCAGAGTACTGCGTGTCTATTCACGAGGCTATGAAGGCGGTTACTATTGACGCCGCTTGGCAGATACATAAGGATGATATCTTAGGTAGCTTGACGAAAAACAAGAGAGCTGATTTGCTCATTCTGTCCAAAAATCCTTACGAGGTAATGTCAATGATTGTAGCCTGATGACTCTTGAAATGTTGTTTGTCCAGAGTAGCAGGATTGTTACTACAAGCCTCGTTTTCGTTTAATCTATTACCCAGACTACCCAGATAATCCTAGGTAGGGAGAGCTAGCAAATAAAACAACGGACAACCAGCCAACTCGActcaaagaagaaaacagacagacaaacaaaaaataggaCACTTTAGAACACCTTTTCCTGAACCCAGTGAAAAAACGACTCTTTCATATTTGAgataacaactgaaacaatggctttatcattattttgtcaAAAGGTGGACCCATTTGAGTTGgaataacaactgaaacaatggctttgtcattattttgtcAAAAGGTGGACCCATTTGAGTTGGAAGAAATCAAGGTGTTGGAAACATTTACAGATGGCCGCCGAAATGAGCTGAACAAGACCTATCCAGTGAATTTCCCTGGAGGTACTGTCATGATGTACGCGAAAGAATCCAGCGAGAGGAAAGGCATGGATGGTCCAGTTAAGTCCATGAAGAGGAAAGGAGGCTCCTCACCTATGCGACAGGAGAGGAAGACCGCTAAAAGCAAAAGGCATTAAAAGAAAGCCAATCGACGCAGCATGCATTCACGTTGTCTTAACTTTTTAGGCTGTTAGCAATCTCTTTTCACTGAGATCAGGATGTCAAACGGAAAGCGAGACTATTTAGATCGTAAGCTTTTGTCAATCGGTTTGTGAGATATTTTGCATTCTGTTTAACTTTTCTTGAAGGAAAACGAAGGAATTGAATTAGCGTTTGTAACACTTTCCCATTGTAGATCGTTCTTAGTATTCTAAATCCAATGCAACATAAAATCTGATGCCGAATTACAGAACTAGAGGCGGTAAATGTTCAAGAAAACTTGTCAACATGACGCCGAATCAATGTCAGTAATCTGACAACATACCATGTTTGTACAAGACCAGAAATGCCAAATTGAAAGCAATTACAAAAAAGCGAATAGGAAGAACAGATCGAATTATCCTCGCGAAAACATAATTTCCCAACTTCTATAGGGTCATTTTCGTCTTCAAAGTATTCCACTTCAGTCTTATCAAAGCCACCATCGTCAGCTTCGTCAAACGCATGTTCAAAATCCCCAGAGGGCTCCGTTAGACTTCCTTCCATTTCTCTCTCTGCTCTTTCATCCGAGTGGACTTGTACAGCAACAACATGCAAGAACGATCAAGACCAACGCGAATCCTACTGGCTTGAACGTTGTCTTGTCTTGTCGCTCTGATTCGTGAGATCATGACTGGTCGTCTTGATGCTTTGAAGGATTAAACTGCGGTGCTGATGATCGCTTTAGTGTGCCAATTGCCACATTCatggaagtttttttttttttttcgaaccCGACTCGAATCCCGAACTTTCAAATCTACGCACGTTACTGTAGCACCTGCATGGATTGAGTCGTATGTTCAGTTGA contains:
- the LOC141866967 gene encoding putative amidohydrolase YtcJ — translated: MTIEIAELVKQNASALPWGRFFGWDPELIPNMPKLSADFLDEEFSRDIPVAIVGQSGHVAWVNHKAFEIAGVEDSIENEHGGVFVKDEDGHLTGQLFEDPAITRVLGASPKPTPEELESAVWDQWKDYSARGFTTVTDLGYMRNKHIDPLLEAISLNDTCPVRLALYRIVHGPENETALANRKKTECCLRLIPNDEGSTARSADGEEGPTFSPNPKLWEAGVKVVADGSPHCGSAAVREPFLNSNLTETLGFPPAPCYGNLNYSTQDLLDTVKFFHQQGTQIAIHAHGERAIDQVIGVYEQVLNESEEPKDMRHRVEHLGLCTVDDIVRSAKLNLALSFFVCHLYFYAKSYTEHIFGAERTNRWTPLSEATKHGLRWSIHQDHATFPGPPLPFANLKTAVTRAHRDDKDTIYGPEYCVSIHEAMKAVTIDAAWQIHKDDILGSLTKNKRADLLILSKNPYEVDPFELEEIKVLETFTDGRRNELNKTYPVNFPGGTVMMYAKESSERKGMDGPVKSMKRKGGSSPMRQERKTAKSKRH